A single window of Trueperaceae bacterium DNA harbors:
- a CDS encoding urocanate hydratase, which yields MSPASPQGAGDGPSGRRVVAAARGPVLRCRGWRQEALLRMLENVLEVGERPEDLVVYGSFGKAARDWDSFDRTVAALKRLELDETLVIQSGKPIGVFRSHERAPLVVMATSNLVGRWATEEHWYRLEAAGKTMWGGYTAGDWQYIGSQGIVQGTYQTFAAVAEEHFGGSLSGRLVVTAGLGGMGGAQPLAITMAGGVGICVEVDERRIERRLRTGYLQRSTASVEEAVAWAEEARRAGEPLSIGLLGNAASVLPRLAEMGVRPDVVTDQTSAHDLRQGYVPVGVDLETWRELRETDPEGLKERARASIVKHVSAMLAWQRAGSVAFEYGNNIRAQAAEGGVEDAFEIPMFVTRYIRPLFCRGLGPFRWVAVSGDEGDIDAIDEMVLDAFPENEMVQRWIPMARRHLRHQGLPARIAWLAHGERSRLAGMVQRAVAQGRLSGPIAFTRDHLDVGGVSQPLRETEGLLDGTDAVSDWPLLNALLNAGNGADLVAIHAGGGGYAGYFQSAGVTVVADGSGPDDRVVDTLEADTGIGILRYADAGYETAVATAKRSEIRSLQPEVELG from the coding sequence GTGAGCCCCGCCTCCCCGCAGGGTGCCGGCGACGGGCCTTCGGGGCGCCGGGTCGTGGCGGCCGCGAGGGGGCCGGTGCTGCGCTGCCGCGGGTGGAGGCAGGAAGCGCTCCTCCGCATGCTCGAGAACGTCCTCGAGGTGGGCGAGCGCCCGGAGGACCTGGTCGTCTACGGCAGCTTCGGGAAGGCCGCTCGCGACTGGGACAGCTTCGACCGCACGGTCGCGGCGCTAAAGCGGCTCGAGCTCGACGAGACGCTCGTGATCCAGTCGGGGAAGCCCATCGGCGTCTTCAGGAGCCACGAGCGCGCGCCGCTGGTCGTGATGGCCACCAGCAACCTGGTCGGGAGGTGGGCGACCGAGGAGCACTGGTACCGGCTCGAGGCCGCCGGCAAGACCATGTGGGGCGGCTACACGGCGGGCGACTGGCAGTACATCGGCTCCCAGGGGATCGTGCAGGGCACGTACCAGACCTTCGCCGCGGTCGCCGAGGAGCACTTCGGCGGGAGCCTGAGCGGCCGTCTCGTCGTCACCGCCGGCCTGGGGGGCATGGGCGGCGCCCAGCCCCTGGCGATAACCATGGCCGGCGGCGTCGGGATCTGCGTCGAGGTCGACGAGCGGCGCATCGAGCGGCGGCTGCGGACCGGCTACCTCCAGCGGAGCACGGCGAGCGTCGAGGAGGCCGTGGCGTGGGCGGAGGAGGCGCGGCGGGCGGGCGAGCCGCTGTCGATAGGGCTGTTGGGCAACGCCGCGTCGGTCCTCCCGCGGCTCGCGGAGATGGGCGTGCGGCCCGACGTCGTCACCGACCAGACCAGCGCCCACGACCTGCGGCAGGGCTACGTGCCCGTGGGCGTGGACCTCGAGACGTGGCGCGAGCTGCGCGAGACCGACCCGGAGGGCCTCAAGGAGCGCGCCAGGGCGTCCATCGTCAAGCACGTGAGCGCGATGCTCGCCTGGCAGCGCGCCGGGTCCGTGGCCTTCGAGTACGGCAACAACATCAGGGCGCAGGCGGCCGAGGGCGGCGTCGAGGACGCCTTCGAGATCCCCATGTTCGTCACCCGCTACATCCGGCCCCTCTTCTGCCGCGGCCTCGGCCCGTTCCGGTGGGTCGCCGTGTCGGGCGACGAGGGCGACATCGACGCGATCGACGAGATGGTCCTCGACGCGTTCCCCGAGAACGAGATGGTCCAGCGCTGGATCCCCATGGCCAGGAGGCACCTCAGGCACCAGGGCCTCCCGGCCCGCATCGCCTGGCTGGCGCACGGGGAGCGCTCGCGTCTGGCGGGCATGGTCCAGCGCGCGGTGGCGCAGGGTCGCCTGAGCGGCCCCATAGCCTTCACGAGGGACCACCTGGACGTGGGCGGCGTCAGCCAGCCGCTGCGCGAGACGGAGGGCCTCCTCGACGGCACCGACGCCGTCAGCGACTGGCCGCTGCTCAACGCCCTGCTCAACGCCGGCAACGGCGCCGACCTGGTCGCGATCCACGCCGGGGGCGGCGGGTACGCGGGCTACTTCCAGAGCGCGGGCGTCACGGTGGTGGCGGACGGTTCGGGCCCCGACGACCGCGTCGTGGACACCCTCGAGGCCGACACCGGCATCGGGATCCTGCGCTATGCGGACGCCGGCTACGAGACCGCCGTCGCCACCGCCAAGCGCTCGGAGATCAGGAGCCTGCAGCCGGAGGTCGAGCTTGGTTGA
- a CDS encoding ABC transporter substrate-binding protein: MRRLVRLLAITVAVLGVAQAQEGPIKIGFYAPLTGPAAEDGQSALNGAEVAVAAINEDGGVLGRPVELVVYDDAFSPDEAANVTRRLIEQDDVVAVVSGSYSFTTRAGAPIAQQAGVPFVAAYAVHPSITDVGHLVFRMGTLATIQGAAGAELVANRLGLMRAAVLIVDNDFGTSLSEAFVEQYERLGGEVVMQETYPLGESDFRPLISAIRRADPDVIYATGYFSEAALFVSQLREAGIDTQVIGQEGYDSPTFIELAGDAAEGVIITTELNRDSDREVVQRFLADYLEHAGQPADAVSATSHDAVLFVAEAIERAGTTEAEAVAAAMAGITDFEAVSGPIFEFTETRDAVRPVAIQIVRDGEFHFYDEIDERDLALE; this comes from the coding sequence ATGAGGCGACTCGTCCGGCTACTAGCGATCACCGTGGCGGTCCTCGGCGTCGCTCAGGCGCAGGAAGGACCCATCAAGATAGGCTTCTACGCGCCGCTGACGGGGCCGGCGGCCGAGGACGGCCAGTCGGCGCTCAACGGCGCCGAGGTCGCGGTCGCGGCCATCAACGAGGACGGCGGGGTGCTCGGCCGGCCGGTCGAGCTGGTCGTCTACGACGACGCGTTCTCGCCCGACGAGGCCGCGAACGTCACGCGGCGGCTCATCGAGCAGGACGACGTCGTGGCCGTGGTGTCGGGCTCCTACTCCTTCACGACGCGCGCCGGCGCGCCCATCGCCCAGCAGGCCGGGGTGCCGTTCGTAGCGGCGTACGCGGTGCACCCGAGCATCACTGACGTCGGCCACCTGGTCTTCCGCATGGGCACGCTGGCGACGATCCAGGGCGCCGCGGGGGCCGAGCTCGTGGCCAACCGCCTGGGGCTCATGCGCGCCGCGGTCCTCATCGTCGACAACGACTTCGGCACCTCGCTGTCGGAGGCGTTCGTCGAGCAGTACGAGCGGCTCGGCGGCGAGGTCGTCATGCAGGAGACCTACCCGCTGGGCGAGTCCGACTTCCGCCCGCTCATCAGCGCCATCAGGCGAGCCGACCCCGACGTGATCTACGCGACGGGCTACTTCAGCGAGGCCGCGCTGTTCGTCAGCCAGCTTCGCGAGGCCGGCATCGACACCCAGGTGATCGGCCAGGAGGGCTACGACTCGCCCACCTTCATCGAGCTGGCCGGCGACGCCGCCGAGGGCGTCATCATCACCACCGAGCTGAACCGCGACTCCGACCGCGAGGTGGTGCAGAGGTTCCTGGCGGACTACCTGGAGCACGCCGGTCAGCCCGCCGACGCGGTGTCGGCGACGAGCCACGACGCCGTCCTGTTCGTGGCCGAGGCGATCGAGCGCGCGGGGACCACGGAGGCCGAGGCCGTGGCCGCGGCGATGGCCGGCATCACCGACTTCGAGGCGGTCTCGGGACCGATCTTCGAGTTCACGGAGACGCGCGACGCGGTGCGGCCCGTGGCCATCCAGATCGTGAGGGACGGGGAGTTCCACTTCTACGACGAGATCGATGAGCGGGACCTCGCCCTAGAGTGA
- a CDS encoding IclR family transcriptional regulator has product MRAVTRALRILKSIGPGRSGASLTDLARSSGLAPSTTLRLVQTLEDEDFLNRLEDGTYTYGPAVLHLGLAARESVEILALAGRHLENVTAETGETTNLGVPTAHDEVLYVDQRVTKQALRAHSWLGQTVPQEGTAIGAAVRGLVGEEGWCMARATVEPGITALASPVYDHSGAIVAAMNITGPTERVLPHSEEFGRCLAREAAELTRRIGGTWPHRRHDAAPADAGGKDRR; this is encoded by the coding sequence GTGCGCGCCGTGACGCGCGCGCTGCGCATCCTCAAGAGCATCGGCCCGGGCCGGTCGGGGGCGTCGCTCACCGACCTGGCCAGGTCGAGCGGCCTCGCGCCCAGCACGACGCTGCGGCTGGTGCAGACGCTCGAGGACGAGGACTTCCTGAACCGACTAGAGGACGGCACGTACACCTACGGACCCGCCGTGCTCCACCTCGGCCTCGCCGCGCGCGAGAGCGTCGAGATCCTCGCCCTGGCCGGACGCCACCTGGAGAACGTGACCGCGGAGACCGGAGAGACCACGAACCTCGGCGTGCCCACGGCCCACGACGAGGTCCTCTACGTCGACCAGCGCGTCACGAAGCAGGCGCTGCGCGCGCACAGCTGGCTCGGCCAGACCGTGCCGCAGGAGGGCACGGCCATCGGCGCGGCCGTGAGGGGCCTGGTGGGCGAGGAGGGGTGGTGCATGGCGCGGGCGACCGTAGAGCCGGGGATCACGGCCCTGGCCTCGCCCGTGTACGACCACTCCGGGGCGATCGTGGCGGCCATGAACATCACCGGACCGACGGAGCGGGTGCTGCCGCACAGCGAGGAGTTCGGCCGCTGCCTGGCGCGGGAGGCCGCCGAGCTGACGAGGCGGATCGGCGGCACCTGGCCGCACCGCCGTCACGACGCCGCGCCGGCGGACGCCGGCGGGAAGGACCGGCGATGA
- a CDS encoding arginase family protein: protein MTTTRPPETTSFLASPVTTDLDAMEADFAVIGIPHGVPYDPAAPATAAAQAPRAVRERSARYGAFREHHDFDSGGPLLPASVRVVDVGDAVTPAGERPGPEAAATRAVAALLARGAVPVVLGGDDSTPAFALAAYQGFGPVTVVQVDAHIDYRDEVGGERWGYSSPMRRAAEMPWVEKVVHVGARGVGSARREELEATLARGNAVVTAREVHERGVAAALAHVPEGGRYYVAVDVDGFDPAVMPGTAAAAPGGLTYWHGLDLLRGLCERGRLAGIGFAEYYPDRDVNGLTALGIVRLGVAAMAGARR, encoded by the coding sequence ATGACCACGACGCGTCCGCCTGAGACGACGAGCTTCCTCGCCAGCCCGGTCACCACGGACCTGGACGCCATGGAGGCCGACTTCGCCGTGATCGGCATCCCGCACGGCGTGCCCTACGACCCGGCGGCGCCTGCGACGGCGGCGGCGCAGGCGCCGCGGGCCGTGCGGGAGCGTTCCGCTCGCTACGGGGCGTTCAGGGAGCACCACGACTTCGACTCGGGCGGGCCGCTGCTCCCGGCGTCGGTGCGCGTGGTGGACGTGGGCGACGCCGTGACGCCGGCGGGCGAGAGGCCGGGCCCCGAGGCCGCGGCCACCCGCGCCGTGGCCGCGCTGCTGGCGCGCGGCGCCGTCCCGGTGGTCCTCGGCGGCGACGACTCCACGCCGGCGTTCGCCCTCGCCGCCTACCAAGGGTTCGGGCCCGTGACCGTGGTGCAGGTGGACGCGCACATCGACTACCGCGACGAGGTGGGCGGCGAGCGCTGGGGCTACTCGAGCCCCATGAGGCGCGCTGCCGAGATGCCCTGGGTGGAGAAGGTCGTGCACGTGGGCGCCCGCGGGGTGGGCAGCGCCAGGCGGGAGGAGCTGGAGGCGACGCTGGCGCGCGGCAACGCGGTCGTCACGGCTCGCGAGGTGCACGAGCGCGGCGTGGCCGCGGCGCTGGCGCACGTGCCCGAGGGCGGCAGGTACTACGTGGCCGTGGACGTCGACGGTTTCGACCCTGCCGTCATGCCCGGCACCGCCGCCGCGGCGCCCGGCGGCCTCACCTACTGGCACGGGCTCGACCTACTGCGCGGCCTGTGTGAGAGGGGGCGCCTGGCGGGCATAGGCTTCGCCGAGTACTACCCAGATCGCGACGTGAACGGCCTCACCGCCCTCGGCATCGTGCGCCTGGGCGTGGCGGCCATGGCTGGCGCGCGGCGCTAG